From one Dysidea avara chromosome 9, odDysAvar1.4, whole genome shotgun sequence genomic stretch:
- the LOC136266082 gene encoding cilia- and flagella-associated protein 20: MFKNTFQSGFLSILYSIGSKPLQIWDKEVRNGHIKRITDNDIQSLVLEVAGTNVSTTFITCPADAGKTLGIKLPFLVMIIKNLKKYFTFEVQVLDDKEVRRRFRASNYQSTTRVKPFICTMPMRLDDGWNQIQFNLSDFTRRAYGTNYIETLRVKIHANCRIRRVYFSDRLYSEDELPAEFKLYLPLVTKKNQQQQQTQVQQ; this comes from the exons ATGTTCAAGAACACATTTCAATCTGGTTTTCTCTCGATTCTTTACAGCATTGGTAGCAAGCCATTGCAGATTTGGGACAAGGAG GTACGGAATGGACATATCAAGCGTATAACGGACAACGACATTCAGTCCCTTGTGTTGGAGGTGGCAGGGACTAATGTTAG CACTACTTTCATCACTTGTCCTGCTGACGCTGGAAAGACACTTGGCATAAAATTACCATTTCTTGTCATGATCAttaaaaatttgaaaaagtatTTCACATTTGAAGTACAG GTGTTGGACGACAAGGAAGTTCGTAGAAGATTTCGAGCATCAAACTACCAGTCAACTACTAGGGTTAAACCATTCATATGTACGATGCCCATGCGATTAGATGATGGCTGGAACCAAATTCAGTTTAACCTCTCCGACTTCACCAGACGTGCTTATGGAACCAACTACATTGAAACTCTTAGAGTCAAG ATTCATGCAAACTGTCGTATAAGAAGGGTGTACTTTTCTGACCGATTATATTCTGAGGACGAGCTACCTGCTGAGTTCAAACTTTATCTTCCTCTAGTGACCAAAAAG aaccaacaacaacaacagacaCAAGTTCAACAATGA